One window from the genome of Eleginops maclovinus isolate JMC-PN-2008 ecotype Puerto Natales chromosome 15, JC_Emac_rtc_rv5, whole genome shotgun sequence encodes:
- the armc1l gene encoding armadillo repeat containing 1, like — protein sequence MMDALSVVSQLRDLASEPQNREVIVQDQGCLPGLVLFLDHQNTDVLFATLQTLRYLAELSPNIPTMKNELGMMVSLEDVIVRHGLSVDITSLAQEVYGILNAPAKPTPRTPERERRKKPQFFINSSQKKAKSVTLHIKGLDSTDQRSLCEEALLKVRGVISFTFQMASKRCTVRIRSDLPTESLASAIAATKVMSAQQVVKNEAGEEVLVSLNSCGVEVQKNAAIPDYLPEEEESPEKEKDRAISRTTAKEDSSGSWLNAAAGFLTKTFYW from the exons atgatgGATGCACTTTCGGTGGTGAGTCAGCTGCGGGACCTGGCATCTGAACCCCAGAACCGAGAGGTGATCGTCCAGGATCAGGGCTGTCTTCCCGGGTTGGTTCTCTTCCTGGACCACCAGAACACAGACGTGCTATTTGCAACTCTTCAG ACCCTGCGATACTTGGCTGAGTTGTCTCCTAACATCCCCACCATGAAAAATGAACTGGGTATGATGGTGAGCTTGGAAGATGTAATTGTAAG gcACGGCCTGTCTGTTGACATCACATCCTTGGCCCAGGAGGTGTATGGTATTCTGAATGCACCTGCAAAACCTACCCCCCGCACAcccgagagagagaggagaaagaagccCCAGTTCTTTATCAACTCCTCTCAAAAGAAGGCCAAGTCTGTCACTCTGCACATCAAGGGCCTGGACAGCACT GACCAGCGGAGCTTGTGTGAGGAGGCTCTTTTGAAGGTCAGAGGAGTGATCAGCTTCACCTTCCAGATGGCTTCCAAGAGATGTACCGTCCGCATCCGTTCAGACCTGCCCACTGAG AGTTTGGCATCAGCCATTGCAGCCACTAAGGTGATGTCGGCCCAGCAGGTGGTGAAGAATGAGGCGGGGGAAGAG GTCTTGGTCTCTCTGAACTCATGTGGAGTGGAAGTCCAGAAAAACGCAGCTATACCAGACTACCTcccagaagaagaggagagcccagagaaggagaaggacCGAGCTATTTCCCGCACCACAGCTAAGGAAGATTCCAGTGGAAGCTGGCTCAACGCTGCTGCCGGTTTCCTCACCAAAACGTTCTACTGGTGA
- the mtfr2 gene encoding mitochondrial fission regulator 2: protein MSLVEDIVHLMHAVLEYFGVPPDMLVPVWDSQLCGQYRSIVRMIGTNLPLTPSPRIHFQVPLLSYRPHGYVDMTLETKSIPSFADVLWVFEDEGESFAKTRNHLPPKKQSTVHRDVLRYPEPLQIKAQRGGCPVRQTNDPDALKKITALESQLLKLQAQIAMIVTATPASVLSETQGTPLMSPPPLTSTPRCAAPPPPPPPPPPPPRCPGSSTESSSVVELIRRRKNNDRNLDNGPLKLQDSDVKGMPSMLDVLKDLTQVKLRSVNRSPGGTPVRKRRSKGGPALLSDPAALIAEALKRKFAQHHRNDSSDKENSLELSPFGSPEIPKIPVHIRRSQGRLHL from the exons ATGTCTTTAGTCGAGGATATTGTGCATTTGATGCATGCCGTCTTGGAGTATTTTGGAGTGCCTCCAGACATG CTTGTTCCTGTGTGGGACAGTCAGCTGTGTGGTCAGTACCGCAGCATTGTGCGGATGATTGGGACAAACCTCCCTCTGACCCCTTCACCACGCATTCACTTTCAG GTCCCTCTGCTTTCCTATAGGCCGCACGGTTATGTCGACATGACTTTGGAGACAAAGTCCATCCCCTCGTTCGCTGACGTCCTCTGGGTGTTTGAGGATGAGGGGGAGAGTTTTGCCAAGACCAG GAACCATTTACCTCCGAAGAAGCAAAGTACTGTACATCGGGACGTGTTGAGATACCCGGAACCGCTCCAGATTAAAGCCCAGAGAGGAGGTTGCCCTGTGAGGCAGACCAACGATCCAGACGCCCTGAAGAAGATCACAGCGCTGGAGAGTCAGCTGCTCAAACTCCAAGCTCAGATAGCCATGATCGTTACAGCCACTCCAGCCTCAG TTCTGTCTGAGACCCAGGGCACGCCTTTGATGTCACCACCACCGCTCACTTCCACGCCTCGCTgcgctgctcctcctcctccaccaccacccccaccgCCACCTCCCCGCTGCCCTGGCTCCTCTACTGAGTCCTCCTCTGTCGTAGAGCTGATCCGCCGGCGCAAGAACAACGACAGAAACCTCGACAATGGTCCACTCAAGCTCCAGGACTCAGACGTTAAAGGAATGCCATCCATGCTGGATGTCCTCAAGGACCTAACTCAAGTCAAACTGCGCTCGGTCAATAG ATCACCGGGGGGCACTCCAGTCAGAAAGCGGCGCAGTAAGGGAGGCCCAGCTTTGCTCAGCGACCCAGCGGCTCTTATCGCTGAAGCGCTGAAGAGAAAGTTCGCCCAGCATCACCGCAACGACTCCTCCGACAAAGAGAACTCACTGGAACTCTCGCCGTTCGGCAGCCCAGAAATACCCAAG ATTCCTGTCCATATCAGACGCAGCCAGGGGCGCCTCCACCTCTAA